A region from the Gossypium hirsutum isolate 1008001.06 chromosome A08, Gossypium_hirsutum_v2.1, whole genome shotgun sequence genome encodes:
- the LOC107908209 gene encoding leucine-rich repeat extensin-like protein 4, with the protein MKNTVVNNVLLIIAFFVTFRFIPFTTATSDNRRRVFYYGGEFKSGAEFDSVLPSSSLTFDNPRLKTAYIALQAWKQAIISDPLNLTSNWVGSNVCNYTGVFCSPALDDPAIITVAGIDLNHGDIAGTLPKELGLLNDIALFHVNSNRFCGEIPWSFKELKRLFELDLSNNRFAGKFPYVVLRIPNLKFLDIRFNEFEGKVPKALFEKKLDAIFMNNNRFAFELPDNIGNSPASVIVLANNRFHGCLPRSMGNMSGTLNEVVLSNNGLHSCLPEEIGSLKNVTVFDVKNNELIGELPESIGKMESLEHFDLSHNMLSGTVHERVCSLPNLMNFSFNNNFFTGMPPACLDLEQFDDKKNCFDNRDLQRSRLQCKMFSCVPLNCSAINCSPKLSPSPSLPPPPLLPPPCPLYPISPPPPPPPPTPPTISPPPPCWTLQPPPPPPSPTGYSPLLPPFAGKNYSSPPPPVFY; encoded by the coding sequence ATGAAGAACACAGTTGTTAACAATGTTCTTCTTATCATTGCATTCTTCGTTACTTTCAGATTCATTCCGTTCACCACTGCAACATCCGACAACCGTAGAAGAGTGTTTTATTACGGCGGCGAGTTCAAATCCGGCGCCGAGTTCGACTCAGTTCTTCCATCATCATCCTTAACCTTTGACAACCCTAGGCTTAAAACTGCTTACATAGCTTTACAAGCATGGAAACAAGCCATTATTTCAGATCCTTTGAATTTAACCTCCAATTGGGTAGGATCCAATGTATGCAACTACACTGGAGTTTTCTGTTCCCCAGCTCTCGACGATCCCGCCATcataaccgtcgccggaatcgaTCTTAACCACGGTGATATTGCCGGAACACTCCCGAAAGAACTTGGACTCCTTAATGATATAGCATTATTTCATGTAAACTCCAACAGGTTTTGTGGCGAAATCCCATGGAGTTTCAAAGAATTAAAACGTCTTTTCGAGCTTGATTTAAGTAATAATCGATTTGCGGGCAAGTTTCCTTACGTTGTTCTTCGAATCCCAAACCTTAAATTCCTCGACATTAGGTTCAATGAATTTGAAGGTAAAGTACCCAAAGCTTTATTCGAAAAGAAACTGGACGCCATTTTTATGAATAATAACAGGTTTGCTTTTGAATTGCCGGACAATATTGGGAACTCGCCGGCTTCCGTCATTGTTTTAGCTAATAACAGGTTTCATGGGTGTCTACCGAGGAGTATGGGGAACATGTCGGGTACTTTAAACGAAGTCGTTTTAAGTAACAATGGGTTACATTCATGTTTGCCTGAAGAGATCGGATCATTGAAGAACGTAACAGTTTTTGATGTGAAAAACAATGAATTGATCGGTGAATTGCCGGAATCGATCGGAAAAATGGAAAGCTTGGAACATTTCGATTTGTCGCATAATATGTTGTCGGGCACTGTTCATGAACGTGTTTGTTCGTTACCTAACTTAATGAACTTCAGTTTCAATAATAATTTCTTCACCGGAATGCCGCCGGCATGTTTGGATTTGGAACAATTCGATGACAAGAAAAATTGTTTCGATAATAGAGATCTTCAAAGATCGAGATTACAATGTAAAATGTTCAGTTGTGTGCCTTTAAATTGTAGTGCCATTAATTGCAGTCCGAAGCTTAGTCCATCACCTTCACTGCCACCTCCGCCATTGCTTCCGCCGCCGTGTCCACTCTACCCTATTTCACCGCCACCGCCACCACCGCCGCCAACACCACCAACTatttcaccaccaccaccatgtTGGACATTacaaccaccaccaccaccgccAAGTCCTACAGGTTATAGTCCATTATTGCCACCGTTTGCCGGAAAAAACTATTCTTCACCACCACCACCGGTATTCTACTAA